TGGCCGGGCGTATGGCCTCAAGTACGTATGGGGCGGAGTTCTCGGGGCTGCTATTCCCACTCTGGAAAACTTCAGTATTGATATAATCAATACCCCTGAAGGTTTTGCGGTTTTCCAGCTTGCCGGCTCTCCTCCTGAGTACGCCGATTCCAGATGGAACGTTTTCGGTTCCTTTTCGGAAGATGCCCTTCTCGAACTTTTGCGAGATCTTTATCAGACCGCCCAACCCAAGCCCCTTATTCCTGTATATGAACCCAACTATCTATACGTTATTAGCGCTATACCTTTCGAGGAAGGGCTAAACTTGATACCGCGGTATTACCGTCAACTCCATATACCTTAAGCCGAAATGAGGAGATATACGCCATACCTTATACGAGCCGCTCTGTTGATCGCTTTATTCTTTTCGGTTTGCCCGGGGCTCCGGGCCGAAAGCATTTTTACGCGCTACAGGCTTCCTCCCATGAATCGTCTTCAGGGAGAAGCCAGAAACCTCTGGCTCAACTCCCTGCTTTACAAGAGACTGAAGCAATTGCCCGTATCCTTTTCGCAAATCGAAGACACTGAGGCCCCGGATGTCCTGCGTGCTTGTCTAGAAAACAATTTCCGGCCCTCTATTGCGGGGAAGGTCGTCGTCTTCCGGGGGCGAACCCTCTCGGAGCTGGCGAATTTTCTCAAACAGGTTCGAGCCGGCAGTACTGTGGAGGTGGCCTCTCCTAAACTTCTCGCGGACACCACCCTCAGGATTCCTTCACGAATTCACCTGAAGGGTAAGAATGCCGCGATAGAAGCTTCGAACCTTTCGGAAAAGCCGGTGTTCCTGCTGGAGAACGCTCACGAAGCCGCCGTCTCGGGTTTCATATTTTTGAGAGCCTCCCTGGGGATAGTGGTCCGAAATAGCCGGCGGATATACCTTGGCCATTTGACCTTCAGGGAGGGCGGAACCGCCATAGCCTGTGTGGAAAGCGGGGGTGAGTTGACTATAGAGGATGTTCGTCTGCGCTCCCTCAAAGGCCCCGGCATTCTGCTTCAGGGAAACTTCGATCGTGTATGGCTGAGACGGCTTGACATTCGGGACACGAAACGGGCCGACAACGGAGGGGCCGGACTCGTGATAACCGATGCTTCCGCAGATCTCAACGCTCCTATCACCACCGAAACCATTCGTAGACTCACCACCGAAGCTCTTCACCAGACCATCTACCCTTATTCCTCGGGGCCGCGCAGGGTCTTGATTGAGGAAAGCGTTTTCGCCGGGAACCGCGCACAGGGCATTTATTGCGAGGGTTGCGTGGGGGTGGTCATCAGGCGCAATCTGATCCTCGGAAACGACAAGGAAGGGATCTGTCTCGACTGGGGTTCGGCCCGCAACCTGGTTCTGGAAAATGTAGTGGAAGGCAACGGTTTCCGCCGACGACAGACGGACGAAGACCTTCGGCGGGATCTGGTGCTCAGGTTCGGACGGCTGGCGGACGGCTCCGCAGTGGCCAAACTCCCGGGGATCTCTCTGGACAACGCCGCCGAGAACATCATCGCCCGAAATGTGGTTCGCGAAAACGCCGGCGACGGCATCAAACTGGTACGAAGTTCCTTTCGTAATCTCATTCTCTTCAATGTCATCCTGCACAACGCCCGGGGCAACAACCACCGTTTTGTTTATACTGGCGTTCTTATCGGCTCCGCCGGAGCGGAACCCGAAATCCTGAAGCTTATAAAGACCGGACAATTCAAAGCCCCTCTTGACTATCTTCCTTCCATGGAAAACATCGTAGCCGCCAATGTTATTGATGGTGAGCACTACTGGGGCATCCTTCTTGACCGCGACACGGCTTACAACGACATTTACGACAACACCGTCCATCATCAACTGAAGGAACCCCTCGCCAGCGCCACCCAAAAGTTCAACAGCATCATGGGGAACTCCTGGCAGAGGAGAAAACCGGAATCGACCCTTCTGGATCGTCTGAAAAATCTCTTTTAACCCTAATTTCCTCATCTGGGCCAGAAGCGGCTTTTAGGGCTATAACCCCCCTTTTTGGGCCACAAACCGATCAAGCTATAGTGTCGGAAATATTAAAATAATATCTTTATGTGTGGACAATACAGGCATAAAAATTTTCTTTCCTGGGTAAGAGAACCGCTTCTCTATTTTTGTGTAAAAAAGACATTCATTACACTGAACTCCCAACCTAAAACTTTAAACTCATGTCGTTCCGGCTGAGGGTCAGTCCGGGATGATAGAAAGGATCGCCTGTCTCCAGAGTTTTCCGGTGGAGGTTCCGGAAGATTTCTCTCTCCTGCGGAAGCCATACTTCCTGAGGCGGATCTATCACAAAACGGGCGAAGGGATTGTAAACCACTCTGAAGCCCTTATCGCGCATCCTGAGCGCGGCATCCAGAAAAATATGAGGTCCGCTCAGTTCATCTGCAAAGCCTGCCTCAAGAAGTGCTTTTCTCCGTATGGCCACACAGTATGGATGCGGGACGCTCACATTGCGGGCCACCGCGGTCACGGCCATGTATCCGGGCTCGCTTTCCGGAAATCCACGATACACCGCAAGCACATCTCCCTCGGGTTTTAGCACCAGCCCGGCGTGCCAGAGCCGTCCGCCGGGGTCGAGGATCTTCCCGGTGACCATCCCAACCTCCGGCACATGGAACCAGTACAGAAGCTCCCGAATGCTTTCCTCTTCCAGAGGATGCACCTCCGGGCCGAGAAAAATCAGAAATTCCGCCCGACTCGAAAGGCCCTCCCCTACCCTATCCCTCACCTCCTCCGGCTCTTTCCATACCAGGGTCAAATATCCGCCCTCCGGAGGGCGCTCGAAACGCAATCGGAAATTTCCTCTCCAGAGCCACGGAATCTCCTCCGCCCGGGCGGGTATCCCGCGGCGCTTTAACGCCTCCTCCAGGGCCCTTCGGGCGGCCTCAAAGGTGTACTCCTTGGCCTCCGCCCGCATAGCCAGTGATCCCGGATGCTGACGCCAGTGATAAAGTACCCGGGGAAGATGAGCTATTCCCGGTGTTTTTTCTATAGCCCGAAGGAGCAGATCATAATCCTGTGATCCGTCGAATTCCGAACGGAAGGGACCTTCACGGCGGAAAAAACCCCCTCTAAACTTCAGGATAAATTTTCGACGCCATACGGTAAGATGGAAAAGATAAATAGTGGAAAGTATGGTCTCCGGCGACCAGGCAGGTTTAAGAAGATGCCGAAACCGGAGGCCTCCCGGAGAAAGTTCATCCCGGTCGGTGTATAGGATGTCCATATCGGGATGATTCCTCATAAACTCCACCACTCGATATAAGGCCTCGGGGTGCAGCACATCGTCGTGATCCAGGAAGGCCACATACTCACCACGGGCCATCTTCACCCCTTCGTTCAGAGCCGCCGCGATACCCCGGTTGCGCTCCAGACGTTTCAATTTGATTCGGCAGTCAACTCCCGATATGGACTCAAGCTGCAAACGCGTATCCGTCCTGTCGGATCCATCGTCCACCAGGCACAGCTCCCAATAAGGATAGCTCTGCATCAGGACGGAAAACACGCACTCGAAAAGGAAAGCCGGTTCGGTGTTATAGACAGGGGTAACGATGCTTATCAGCGGAGCGTTCTTCCAGGACGCGGCCTCTTTCCTCTGTGCCAGCCATATCTCCGGATCTAAGGGCTGATTACGACGTATCCAGGCCTCGTATTCCGGCCATTCGCTTCGAAGAAATCTCTTCAGCCATTTGTAATCGAAAGGTATCTCCATATATATTTAGAATAACACAAATCGAGCTTTGGGTTTTCTTATGTCAGGCGCACCGCTGGTGTCCGTAATTGTAAGGACCAGAGATCGACCGGAGCTCCTGAGGGAAGCCCTGCAAAGCATAATTTCCCAGAGTTACAGACCTATTGAAGTTGTAGTGGTTAATGACGGGGGAGAAGACATAGCGAATATAATTAAAAAGTTCGGCAAAGATGAAATAAAAATACAATACATCTGTCATCGAAAAACATTGGGGCGGGCGGCAGCCGCCAATACCGGTCTTAATGCTGCCACAGGAGAATGGGTGGGGTTTCTTGACGATGACGATCTGCTTCTCCCCCATGCCGTGGAAAAACTGCTCCTTTACGGCAAGGCTGCCGGTGCCGTTTACGGTAAAGTTGAGCTATCACTCCTCATGCCGAATGGCTCCTGGAAAACTTTAAACGAACTTGGCCAGCCCTTCTCCAGAGAAGCCCTTTTCCTTTGCAATTATATCCCCACCTGTGGGTTTATCTTCAAAAGAAAGCTCCTTGAGAAAGTCGGTCCTTTCGATGAAGAATTCGCTTTCCTCGAAGATTGGGACTTTATCTATAGGCTGGCCCGAGAAGTGGATTTCGTATTCGTCCCAGAAAAAGTGGCCATCTACAGACTGTTCGGACGAGGATATGTAATCGAAGTGCAGGAAAATCAAATGAAGGAGCTACCATGGCGGACCAGGTTCTATCGAAAACACCTGCCAACCATCTCCCCGGAGGAGCTGGCCGAAGGATACTTTGCTTTCCTCAGGATACACGGCCTTCAACTGGATCTCGAACGCCAACAGCGAATAGCTCTTGAGATCCGAACGACAAACCTTGAACAGCAGCTTCAGGCCATCCTTAACTCCCGTTCATGGCGATTCACTAAACCATTGCGAGACCTAAAGACATTCTTACAAAAACTTCGCTCCTTTGTGACGAATTCACTTCGTGGAAAAGATCGCCAATGAAGTGGCAGGAACACGATTTAGTGCCTTACGGCATTTCCGATCTCCCGCCGCCCCCCTGGCTCGTGATTTCCCCTCATCCCGACGACGAGACCCTGGGTATGGGTGGTACCCTTGCCCTTGCGGCCCGAAAAAATTATCCGATAACCGTAATCATCGTCACCGACGGGGCCCTCGGAGGCGATCCGGGGGCAAGGGAGAAAGAATGCCTGAAGGCGCTGAAAACTCTCGGTGTGCCGAAAGTTCGTTTCCTGCGCTTTCCTGACCGGGGACTATACGATAGATTTTCCGAACTCCGAGAGACCCTGACGGGTATTCTACAAAAAGAAACCTGGGCCACCGTGTTCCTGCCCTCGCCTTTCGAGTTTCATCCCGACCATCGCGCCACTTTTTGGGCGGGTCTGGAGGTGTTGCTCTCGGAGAAATTCCCCGGTTCGGTCTGGCTTTACGAAATTTCAAGGCAGGCCGAGGTGAACAGACTGATAGACATCGGAGGCGTCCTTGAAACAAAAATTCGGGCCGTCAGGTGTTATTCTT
The nucleotide sequence above comes from Thermosulfurimonas sp. F29. Encoded proteins:
- a CDS encoding right-handed parallel beta-helix repeat-containing protein, with the translated sequence MNRLQGEARNLWLNSLLYKRLKQLPVSFSQIEDTEAPDVLRACLENNFRPSIAGKVVVFRGRTLSELANFLKQVRAGSTVEVASPKLLADTTLRIPSRIHLKGKNAAIEASNLSEKPVFLLENAHEAAVSGFIFLRASLGIVVRNSRRIYLGHLTFREGGTAIACVESGGELTIEDVRLRSLKGPGILLQGNFDRVWLRRLDIRDTKRADNGGAGLVITDASADLNAPITTETIRRLTTEALHQTIYPYSSGPRRVLIEESVFAGNRAQGIYCEGCVGVVIRRNLILGNDKEGICLDWGSARNLVLENVVEGNGFRRRQTDEDLRRDLVLRFGRLADGSAVAKLPGISLDNAAENIIARNVVRENAGDGIKLVRSSFRNLILFNVILHNARGNNHRFVYTGVLIGSAGAEPEILKLIKTGQFKAPLDYLPSMENIVAANVIDGEHYWGILLDRDTAYNDIYDNTVHHQLKEPLASATQKFNSIMGNSWQRRKPESTLLDRLKNLF
- a CDS encoding glycosyltransferase, coding for MEIPFDYKWLKRFLRSEWPEYEAWIRRNQPLDPEIWLAQRKEAASWKNAPLISIVTPVYNTEPAFLFECVFSVLMQSYPYWELCLVDDGSDRTDTRLQLESISGVDCRIKLKRLERNRGIAAALNEGVKMARGEYVAFLDHDDVLHPEALYRVVEFMRNHPDMDILYTDRDELSPGGLRFRHLLKPAWSPETILSTIYLFHLTVWRRKFILKFRGGFFRREGPFRSEFDGSQDYDLLLRAIEKTPGIAHLPRVLYHWRQHPGSLAMRAEAKEYTFEAARRALEEALKRRGIPARAEEIPWLWRGNFRLRFERPPEGGYLTLVWKEPEEVRDRVGEGLSSRAEFLIFLGPEVHPLEEESIRELLYWFHVPEVGMVTGKILDPGGRLWHAGLVLKPEGDVLAVYRGFPESEPGYMAVTAVARNVSVPHPYCVAIRRKALLEAGFADELSGPHIFLDAALRMRDKGFRVVYNPFARFVIDPPQEVWLPQEREIFRNLHRKTLETGDPFYHPGLTLSRNDMSLKF
- a CDS encoding glycosyltransferase translates to MSVIVRTRDRPELLREALQSIISQSYRPIEVVVVNDGGEDIANIIKKFGKDEIKIQYICHRKTLGRAAAANTGLNAATGEWVGFLDDDDLLLPHAVEKLLLYGKAAGAVYGKVELSLLMPNGSWKTLNELGQPFSREALFLCNYIPTCGFIFKRKLLEKVGPFDEEFAFLEDWDFIYRLAREVDFVFVPEKVAIYRLFGRGYVIEVQENQMKELPWRTRFYRKHLPTISPEELAEGYFAFLRIHGLQLDLERQQRIALEIRTTNLEQQLQAILNSRSWRFTKPLRDLKTFLQKLRSFVTNSLRGKDRQ
- a CDS encoding PIG-L deacetylase family protein, with translation MKWQEHDLVPYGISDLPPPPWLVISPHPDDETLGMGGTLALAARKNYPITVIIVTDGALGGDPGAREKECLKALKTLGVPKVRFLRFPDRGLYDRFSELRETLTGILQKETWATVFLPSPFEFHPDHRATFWAGLEVLLSEKFPGSVWLYEISRQAEVNRLIDIGGVLETKIRAVRCYSSQLAHNDYLKISLALNRLRSYTVSPIGVKWCEGFWAGEAENILSGLREQLTKYGLEDALS